From the genome of Bacteroidota bacterium:
TCTGATTCAATATCATAAACTAAAAGTCCAAGAACACCAATTAAAAGGGCCAATCTGGAGAAATCAATTATAGAGTAATTAGTAGAAGGAGAATCAAACAATAACATCTAAGCAATAGAAAGTAAGAATGAAAAATAGGTGCAAAACCAGAATATTAGACATTTTAATTTTTTTCATAAAATGTTTCCAGATTTCGAGTTTAACGAGGTAGAGTGGGAGGGGAATTATGAAATGATTTACAACGAACCTAACATGAGAATCATGCAGAACATGGACGAGAAACAGAAATATAAAATGGTAATGGAGTTCTAGTCATAAAAGGAGACACCCTGTGAGTATATTTTCAAAGCTATTTGTGGACCCAACTTTTAGAAATAATACAATGACAACATCGAAGAAACGTCTATAAAGACATTGATATCATCATAAAATGCAGGTATTATGTACATGCAACTCAAAGCTTTTAGTAGAATCTATCGACCAAGAGATTTTGTATTTATTAGGCATGGTTTCAGTATCGGCCCCAATGCATATTATATAGCAGATAAGGATATCTAAAATGGCAATTTTCCTCCGTTCATTACGATTGTTCGAGGCAAATACGAATGCATTTGGGCAATCTTAAGAAAATCCATGAACAAGATAGTTCTCATCGGGACTATATCCATGGATAATTTTGGCTATTTGAACGACAATCAAAACTCTAACTTAGTCCTCAATTATCTAAAAAATTACAGCAGACTTCCATAATTTATTAGGAACAATAAAGACAGATTAAAAAATTATGTGCTATTCGATATTAATTGGGATATCACTAAAAACAAAGATAATTAAAGATAAAATTAGTTACGAATTAAAAGAAAAACGCAACGAATTAAATTAAAACAAAAGCAGTAACAAATGATAAATGTATAAGAAAGTCCCAAATTTATATCCACTAAAACAGACAATACTCCATTTAACTTAGCTAAAAATATGGATACTGAAACAACCACATTAAGAAACCAAAATATTTAAATACTTAATAAATCAAAGCAAGTTAGTCGGGAAAGTTTGACAAAAAATCTAAGAATGGGTTAAGGAAAGCAAAACTTAGATATTTCATTTCAAAGATAATCAAAACAAAAATAGATATAAGAATAAAGAAGAAAAATGAGCATGTAGAATGGATAGGGAGAAATTGATCCAAGATAGATATAACCATAAAAGTTCGAGACGAATCAGGCAATCAAACTAAGATTTGATTAAAAAGGAATGGTTGTAATTGAGAGGGGATTTATCAAAGGGAAATACCAGCTAGTCCCTACAAAAACCTATCCATCCCTAGTTTGGACCGCACCTGGCCCAGGACAGCATCCTCTCTGGTCTAATGATTGGAAACATGATACAAAGAATGGAGGAATGTTATTTATTAATCAAAAGAAAATAGATGACCAAAAGGGTGTGTTGAAGTTTGTGCTGTCTAAAATAGGCAAAAATATAATGTCAGGCAAATCAATATTAAATATCAGTTTACCATGTGATATATTCACAGCGAAAAGTAATTTAGAACTCTTAATTCAAAGTTTATGTTACGCAACTCTGTTACTATAGAAAGCCGTTAATAAAAGCGAAATGTAGAAATTTAAGGCGACAGTAGCTTTCGGGGTAAGCATGTCTTCGTTATATTTGATAATGGAGAAACCATTCAATCCAATATTAGGATAAACTTTCCAAGCTTGGATCCATGGGTGTCCGGCCTATGGGGAGCAAATAAGCCATCATCCCCCAATTTCAGCCTTACTCGTGTATGGAAGAGGCTATGTTATATCGGGTAAATATAACGCTATGTAGGTCAATTATAATCCAAAGCAGAACTATCCATGAACAGTGGCAAAGGAACTAATGATGGTATTTTTAGAATCAATTTCAATGATGGTAGTCGAATCTGTTACTGTTCTGCTGGAGGAGAGGTAACAGGAGTCATGTATGGAGAAAGAAAATTTAATGTGCAAGGCAAAGGTACATCTATCCCTATGCAGCTTATTGTTGGTCCGAAGCCGAACACTTATTTACGTAAATCGTCTATAATCCTTCTAAAAAAGGATTTTTTTCGATGAAAAAGCAGTAACAACCTGAAGATTATTTTGAAGGTCAGGCCTATCGAGTTTCTGCCAATTTTATCAGTTCGTTGTAAAAAAATAGAAGAGCTCCTGCATAAAACTAAATAAAGGATACACTTGGAAAATTTACGGGGGTATGGCATCAGCAAATTAGTTATGAAAACGAGAATATTTTGAACATAATATAGCAGTTACCACATAAACTATAATATGAGAAAAATCCCTTACCTTCGGATTCGAACTGGCGAGAGGACATAGCATATCGAAGACTGATGCAAATACCGAAAGCCCAAAATGAAAAATAAAGACTGGAAGTTGTTCAAAGAAATGATCGCAAGTTGAGAGAAAAGAGAAAGTGAGTACTTGATATTTATTCTATTTATTTCAATTTTCTTATAAGAGACATTATCTATAATTATAATATGCAAGTCCTCAAAGATTTAATAGCTGATCTTGGCAAAGATCCTTATTAAATACTCAACACAGATCCGAATGATGATGTTGCAGCACTCAGAAAAAACTACAGAATGTTAGCCATTAAGTACCATCCCGATAAAAATGATTAATAATCAGCCAAATTAATGTTTCTTAAAGTTAATCAAGCATATTAGTTTTTAGAGCAAGAATAAAATAGAAAGATTTATCAATCGTATGCTAAAGTTCTTTAAGAGCAAAAGAAACGGGTCTAATCAATGGATGATAAAAGGAGAAAATTTGCTTAAGATTTAAAAAGAAGATAATAATAGCATGCAAAAACTCAAGATTAAATATAAAAATAACTCAAAAAAAGGAAAGAATTTTTCAAGAAAAAAATGGAGTAAGCAGAATAAAGATAGAATATAAAAAGATAAATATTTGAAGGTATGGGGGCAAATAAATATTATTAAATAATTTCATCATTTGACGTTAATTGGAAATAAGGATTGAGCTTTACTGAAAATATGTTAAGGATAGCATTTCAAACCTATGGAAAAATAGACCAAATTAAATTATAGCCAAAAAGAAACAAAGCTATAATAACATTGAATTCAATATAAGATTGCACATAAATAGTAAAAAATTTTAAACATCCTTTGATAAGTGTAAGTTTCCATTTAGAAAACAGTAAAAGATAACATTTGCTTAAAGCATTAAATCGACAAAAAGTAGAGAAGATAGATTTAAGTTTGAGTAGTTAAAATATAGAAAGATTCAAGTAGATGATAAACAGAGGGTCAGGCTTATACAAACAAGAGTATAGCTATAGTCAGTGATAGTAACAATTTTGATTATATACATGATTTAATCAGTTGAATTTGCACTGGGAGAAGTCCATTTAAGGATGCGCTTTCATGAACTACTTCAGCTTTTATTGTTTCTGTAGTTCATCGGAAGTAGGCAACCCGGCTTGCTTCTGTCTCATGTCGAACATCATCTTCTCGACAGTGGATCTTGTTTCCCCATCCAGATCTGATAATTTGGATGGCTCTGGGTTAATCTTTTGAGTATTTATTTACTTGTCTCCTTTTATGGGTGTGCTCCACCAACTGGTTTGATTCTTCCATTTCTCAATATTGATGTTTATATACTTCCCCTTATAATCTTGAATTTGACCCTCCTCAATTGTCCACAGTGAGTCGTCTGCATTTATCTTTTCCTTTAACTTTCCATCTATTATTGTTTGCCCATTCACTATCACTTTTAATGTATCAAGACCTATTGTTACTTTTACTTGTTTTTTTGTTACTTATTTATCCACAAAAATGTACATATCAAGATTCTAAAATTAACACATTTTTTACTTATAGAGTTTGCGTCCATATATACTTATCAGTTCTTCCACCATTTCCAATTGGAGGAGGGGTGTTATCTTCTGTTTCAGTCTTCCCCTATACTTTTTATGTCGTCTCTTCTTTCTTTTAAGCTTTCTCAACTTTTGGTTGTTGAGCTTGTTATGTTGTTTTTTTGGAAGATTCTTTCTATTTTTATTGTTATTCTTTTTGTTTTTTCTTTTTCTATTAAGCTTCTTTTTTCTTTGTTTATTACTTTTTCTTTTATGCTTGATCGCTTGTATATTTGTCAAAGTTTTTTTTGCAAGTTCCTACTATGATTTACTAGGCTTTTTTTTGATTTGCAAAAAAGTCTGTGTTCCTTCTAAGGAACCCGAAAACTGAATCAAAGAATCCATCAATATTTCCTTTTTGTTGGATGATAGACATCAAAATTCCATCAAAGCGGTTGTCTTCGGCCATGTGCAATTTTAAATATTTAATATATTAAAATTAAATTTCAATAAGTTATAACAATTAATATTTCCAGAATATTCTCAGTAAATTTACCATAATCCCCTAATCTTATTTATATTAAAATTGCTAACAAGATTTTAAAATATGAGTAGCAAATAAGGGTCAAAATTATAACAAATTAAATTCTATAACTTTATTATTATTGATCGGTTTAATATTTCATTGAATGTGGAGAGAAGATTGCTATGAGATATGCACATTAAGTAAACAATACTAAAAAAAGCCCAAACATAGAAAGAAAAATGCATAATCTGCGGGACAAAGAAATCAATTTAGCAACTTATATCATATCGTACCTCCCTAAATGCAATGCCTAAAAACGATATTTGAAACCCAAAAGGAAATGTGTAAAGCCATGTTTTAAATTGGACACAAAATATTATAGATAAATTACCCATCTATTTAATATTAGTAAGTAGCAGCTCAAAAAAGCAAAAGTTGTGATCACAGGTGTTAACAAAAAAAAATTAAAACTCAGATGGCAAAAAAATAAAAAAAGTTAAGTTCAAAATTGTTATCCAAATTAGAAGATATTTAATAAACTAAATAGTAGGATGAATCTGGGAAGACCAATCAAATAGTAAATAATAATATTCGAGAACTTGATAATT
Proteins encoded in this window:
- a CDS encoding J domain-containing protein encodes the protein MLNTDPNDDVAALRKNYRMLAIKYHPDKND